A single genomic interval of Nitrospirota bacterium harbors:
- a CDS encoding sulfotransferase yields MAIILKEKPIFMIGAERSGTTLVMAMLGCHPRIAVPEVAWYYPRFRPYLYTYGDLSKDENFRTLAEEMVFGLKTPFWGMKVNPRIIVDEIISEVKERSFAGIYCAMLERYAREVGNKPRWGEKTPHNLFFVKEILEDFPDAQFIFITRDGRDASVDYLQSAFGPTNIFCAAEGWKLCQNAVKPWRGKLSSSQWMDVRYETLVREPEKVLRQICDFLDEKYSSVMLEFYKTDIAKSRGATRDHKPLGHPASDKYIGIYKELLSLREQRIFAAVAGKELKEAGYTMDVEPIKISEEEAALYRELDGRIRAATLDAPEGHIMYESYNDWLVDQREERKRKGIWKNSDIPKNQFPIGDPNEELIMGQRAWRRQKEHLCIKRQYTGKAAL; encoded by the coding sequence ATGGCGATTATATTGAAAGAAAAACCAATATTCATGATTGGTGCAGAAAGGTCTGGGACGACACTTGTGATGGCTATGTTAGGTTGCCATCCAAGGATTGCTGTCCCTGAAGTGGCATGGTACTATCCTCGATTTCGCCCTTATCTATACACCTATGGTGATCTGAGCAAAGATGAAAATTTCAGGACATTAGCAGAAGAGATGGTCTTCGGTTTAAAAACTCCATTCTGGGGCATGAAGGTAAATCCAAGGATAATAGTGGATGAGATAATCTCAGAGGTTAAGGAACGGAGTTTTGCTGGCATATATTGTGCGATGCTTGAGAGGTATGCGCGTGAGGTAGGAAATAAACCCCGCTGGGGAGAAAAGACACCTCACAATCTATTTTTTGTCAAAGAGATATTGGAAGATTTCCCTGATGCCCAGTTTATCTTTATAACCCGGGATGGACGTGACGCCAGTGTGGATTATCTTCAGTCTGCATTCGGTCCAACAAATATCTTCTGTGCTGCAGAGGGATGGAAGCTCTGTCAGAATGCGGTTAAACCATGGAGGGGAAAACTTAGTTCTTCGCAGTGGATGGATGTCAGATATGAGACATTGGTCAGGGAACCTGAAAAGGTATTGAGACAGATATGTGATTTCCTCGATGAAAAATATTCATCGGTCATGCTTGAATTTTACAAAACCGATATAGCTAAGTCTCGTGGAGCTACTCGTGACCACAAACCTCTTGGACACCCTGCAAGTGATAAATATATTGGTATATACAAAGAGCTTCTCAGCTTACGAGAGCAGCGAATCTTTGCCGCAGTAGCAGGAAAGGAATTAAAGGAAGCAGGATATACAATGGATGTTGAGCCAATAAAAATAAGCGAGGAGGAGGCAGCACTATACCGTGAGCTTGACGGAAGGATAAGGGCTGCTACTCTGGATGCCCCTGAGGGACATATAATGTATGAAAGTTACAACGACTGGCTCGTTGATCAGCGTGAAGAAAGAAAAAGAAAAGGAATCTGGAAAAACTCTGATATCCCCAAAAACCAGTTCCCAATAGGTGACCCTAATGAGGAGCTAATAATGGGGCAGCGTGCATGGAGGAGACAGAAAGAACATCTTTGTATTAAGAGACAATACACAGGCAAAGCAGCACTCTAA